The Geobacillus stearothermophilus ATCC 12980 genome contains a region encoding:
- a CDS encoding IS110-like element ISGka2 family transposase: MDVIYPRCAGLDVHAETIVACALWEEDGHIQKDIQTFSTFSKGLGDLLEWLEEHGVTHVAMESTGVYWKPVFAFLEGYVDLTLANPQRIKNVPGRKTDVSDAEWIAKLLRHGLVEKSFVPPADIRELRDFTRLRKKWVGQLTSEKNRIQKVLESSNVKLGSVLSDLFGVSGKDILARLLEKGYVDKDELDQCLRGRLKKKKQAVYDSLLGTLTEHELRLLRLLWKHVEELEQLIEEVDQHIDRLLEPYREEVDLLMTMPGIKKQTAAVIIAEMGTDMSVFETPERAASWTGLSPGNHESAGKRKSTRTTKGNPHLRSALCEAAWSAARSKTHPLSRKFWSLAARCGKKKALIAIARRMLVIIFCMISRKEPFRQPQLI; the protein is encoded by the coding sequence ATGGATGTCATCTATCCTCGCTGCGCAGGATTGGATGTTCATGCCGAAACCATCGTCGCCTGCGCGCTATGGGAAGAAGATGGACACATTCAAAAGGACATTCAAACCTTCTCCACGTTCTCGAAGGGACTTGGCGACCTGCTTGAGTGGCTCGAAGAACATGGCGTTACCCATGTCGCCATGGAATCCACCGGCGTGTATTGGAAACCGGTCTTCGCCTTCCTCGAGGGCTATGTCGACTTGACTTTGGCCAATCCGCAGCGGATCAAAAATGTCCCGGGAAGAAAAACCGATGTCTCTGACGCCGAGTGGATCGCCAAGCTGCTCCGCCATGGACTCGTTGAAAAAAGTTTCGTCCCCCCAGCGGATATTCGCGAATTGCGGGATTTTACCCGCCTCCGCAAAAAGTGGGTCGGACAGCTGACTTCGGAGAAAAACCGGATTCAAAAAGTGCTCGAGTCTTCCAATGTCAAACTGGGCTCCGTCCTCTCCGATCTCTTCGGCGTTTCCGGAAAAGACATCCTCGCCCGGCTGCTTGAGAAGGGATACGTGGACAAGGACGAGTTGGATCAATGCCTGCGCGGAAGGCTCAAAAAGAAAAAGCAAGCGGTGTACGATTCGCTGCTCGGCACCTTGACCGAACACGAGCTCCGTCTCCTTCGTCTCTTGTGGAAACACGTTGAGGAATTGGAGCAGTTAATCGAAGAAGTCGACCAGCACATCGACCGCCTGCTCGAGCCGTATCGGGAGGAAGTGGACTTACTGATGACCATGCCTGGAATCAAAAAACAAACCGCCGCCGTCATCATAGCCGAGATGGGAACCGACATGAGCGTCTTTGAAACGCCGGAACGGGCGGCTTCATGGACTGGATTGTCCCCCGGCAACCATGAAAGCGCCGGAAAGCGAAAGAGCACGCGCACGACAAAAGGCAATCCCCATCTCCGATCGGCGTTATGCGAGGCGGCATGGTCAGCAGCTCGATCCAAGACGCATCCCTTGTCCCGAAAGTTTTGGTCGTTGGCGGCCCGGTGCGGGAAGAAAAAAGCCCTCATCGCCATTGCTCGGCGGATGTTGGTGATCATCTTTTGCATGATCTCCCGCAAAGAGCCGTTCCGCCAACCACAACTTATTTAG
- the istB gene encoding IS21-like element IS5376 family helper ATPase IstB codes for MKERIHEYCHRLHLPVMAERWSAMAEYASTHNISYSEFLFRLLEAEIVEKQARSIQTLIKLSKLPYRKTIDTFDFTAQPSVDERRIRELLTLSFIDRKENILFLGPPGIGKTHLAISIGMEAIARGYKTYFITAHDLVNQLRRADQEGKLEKKLRVFVKPTVLIIDEMGYLKLDPNSAHYLFQVIARRYEHAPIILTSNKSFGEWGEIVGDSVLATAMLDRLLHHSIIFNLKGESYRLREKRLQEEKQKDQ; via the coding sequence ATGAAAGAACGAATACACGAGTATTGCCACCGACTCCATTTGCCTGTCATGGCGGAACGATGGTCCGCCATGGCAGAATACGCCTCTACTCATAATATATCATATTCAGAGTTTTTATTCCGCTTATTAGAGGCAGAAATCGTCGAAAAACAGGCACGATCGATCCAAACGCTCATCAAGCTGTCCAAACTGCCGTATCGCAAGACGATCGATACGTTTGATTTTACCGCGCAGCCTTCGGTGGATGAGCGCCGGATTCGAGAACTGCTTACGTTGTCCTTTATTGACCGGAAAGAAAATATCCTCTTTCTCGGTCCACCGGGTATTGGGAAGACACATCTGGCAATTTCGATTGGAATGGAGGCGATCGCAAGAGGATATAAAACGTATTTTATTACCGCTCACGATTTGGTCAATCAGTTAAGAAGAGCCGACCAGGAAGGAAAGTTGGAGAAAAAGCTTCGTGTCTTTGTGAAGCCAACCGTTCTCATTATTGATGAAATGGGGTATCTAAAACTGGACCCGAACAGCGCTCATTACTTATTTCAAGTGATCGCCCGGCGGTACGAGCATGCCCCGATTATCCTCACCTCCAACAAAAGCTTTGGGGAATGGGGAGAAATCGTGGGAGACTCGGTTTTGGCGACAGCGATGTTAGATCGATTACTGCATCATTCCATCATTTTCAACCTAAAGGGGGAAAGCTATCGATTACGGGAAAAGAGGCTCCAAGAAGAAAAACAGAAGGATCAATGA